Below is a window of Electrophorus electricus isolate fEleEle1 chromosome 1, fEleEle1.pri, whole genome shotgun sequence DNA.
ACAATTATGGGAATCAGCATTAAGTGTATCATGAATTCATCAAGATTCAAAGTACATCTAtacaagtgaaaaaaaaaaaaataccatcCTTGTATACGTGTAATAGTTGAAGTAACAACAATAAAAGGTTCCAAACGTGTAGCCACAGTGAATAAGTAGATCTGTGCATTTTACGTGACTAGATTTGGTGACATTCTCATTGGCCACAATAAACAGTGCATATAAGCATATAGTGTTAAATAGAATGTACTAAGTCAGCTGGTTTGGTCTACCAGCTCTGCTTCACAGAACAGCTGTTCAGACTCGTTCTTACAGTGTCACATGTACAAGACAGTATTCATCATCAAATGTAGGCAGCAGACAGTCAGTGAATTGTTAAAGTTGAACTTTTATTACACAGTCAGTAAATGAATTGACTCAACCGTACTACACAAGAAATCTGGAACTACCaccaaatatttcagtattCCATAACAATTTTCCTGATCAGTACTTTGGGAAAAAGGAAGGAGCTCTGATCTTGAACAAACCCCAGTAGCTGGGTAAGCTCAGTGGTCATAGATGTTGTACTTTTAGTTACTGTACATAAGATATAAATTCAAATGGTATGTTACATTAAAGAGGACTGTGTAGATTTTCCCCACACAGAGACAGGTTGAATCCAGTGAAGTCGCTTTGTGTCTTAATATGTTTAACATTCCATTCCATACCAAAGTACCAGCAGTTACATGAACACAGACCTGATCCTTCTGATTCTGAAATTTAGCATGCCATGCAAAATAATTCAAGAAGCACAACTTTCAATGATGGACTGAAACAGTTAACTGTTTAGGTGACATGAGTTGATCCAGTGAAACAAATCCAGGCATGTCACTCAAGGTCTTGGTAAACGGGTACCGTGCTGCTTACGTTGTCTGAGAAACGATTACCACTGGCCATCACAGAAATTAAGCTGACGTGTCGTGTGATTGAGGACTCCACCTTGCTGCAGCTGAGTCCCGTACTGTGAGGCCAGGGCCCTATTTCTGGCCACGCCCACACAGCAGCCAATCAACAAGTTCGCTGCCCAGGAACCACCCAGCACACCTGTCAATCAAAGCAAGGATTCACCCACAGGTCCTGAGAGTGTTTCGACTGATCCGCTGAAAGAGTgaacaaagaagaagagaaaaggaaagacaaaggCCAGAGGAAGATCACACAAGATGGTTACAAAGTCCACGCAAAGGTTGCAAgtgaggaaaaaacacacatcatCACCGTTGTGTGAACAgtcaataaattatttaaacaacaaaaatgggTTAGTGTTGACTACAGGTGCGataatgcatttgtgtgtgccaAGCAGGAGAAAATGTTGCATGACCCAGAAACGGAGGAAAACCATGCACAGAGTGTTGATGAAGAGACTTAATCTGGCAACCAAACAGCCTGTCCTACAAACATTCAAATTTCACATGGTCTCGTCCTTGAGCAAAACTAAATGTCCCTCTGTTTAACTGGCACGTAAAGACAAGCGCACAGACCTTCTCTTATGCACAATGTCCTGCACGCACTGATTTTTGTGGTAGCGGACGAACTGGGTGCAGGTCAAGCGGATCTCCTCCTGACCGGTGGCAGGACCAGGGCTCTCCTCACGCCCCGCGCCCCAGAGTGCTGCCAGCCTGCACGCATGCACCACGCCattacacgcacatacacgtgcGCGAACGATGAGCGACACCGGGAATGTTTACAATGGAAAAACGCCCTTTGCCCACCTTTTCTTGAACGGTGAAATCACGAGATGCTCATCCAAACCAAATATCCCAAACGAAATCAAACCCTGGGAAAGAGAGacgccacacatacacacacacacacacacacacgcgcgcacccgCACACGTGTCAGGCTACTCCGGTTCCTCCGCGTTCATGGACGCAGCGCTACGGGGTCATGTAGTCTAGGTGCCGCTTAGGGACACGTCTCCGCACCTGTCCATAATTGGCCACAGCGCAGAAGAACTGGAGCTCCAGGTAGAGTCGTCCAGGATCGGTATTCAAAAGCCACCAGAGACAGCTGAACAGGTTCTGGGcaccagaaacacagagaaaacagcagcaaatgTTCCTTACCTTCAGAAAAACGGGTCTAAGCGTAATGTATGTACTGTGTCTGATTAGAGGTGCGTAAATACAGACATAATTGGTACATATATATTAGCGTAAAGTTAGCATTATTTTAGCAGTATAGCGTAATGTGTGTACGCCAGTACTGTATTTGTACTGAGTTCGAGTTGGCACTCagtgtaaataatgtaatgGTGAACTGGTGTTATAGTCACAGGTTGATGCAATGTACCGTGTTGGTAGTGAACACTGGGTATGGGTAAGGCTGCTATGATGTTTATGCATGGTGTTGGTACAGTGCATTtgtacatgtacagtatttTATGTATGCGTCatcgtcgtgtgtgtgtgtatactcactGCCAGCAGGCTGACAATGAGCAGCAGACACAGCAGAACATGCTGAGCCACTTGGGTCTccacctgcacacgcacacagctcacacagctcCGCACTTCAGACGGTGTTGCACCTGCAGGGCACTACAGACTTAAACACCTACACCAATAcctacacccacccccaccccacagacagcacagcaccTGCACACCATGACTCACAGAACCACATACTTTTGACAACACGTGCAAACgtatacacatttattacatattacatatgtgGCAGTATTTATTCTTGCCTGTTGGTGAGGCTGGTGTGTCATTTAGAGAGTCAGCCATCATTTCAGGCGTAGGGTCACCCTGATCTGAAACCAACAGAGACAAGAACTCTAAACACGCACAGAGATGCACAGACTGTACAGTCTTTGAACATGAGACACAACACGTGtaagcttacacacacacacaaacacaaacacctctaGCCAAACTGGCATGCGATGCTGCCAGATCGGCAGAACTGTGGTTCTCTGCTTGATGGAGGCAGCGGGAATCCTCAGCCGTTCCCGAGAGCGAGCTCTGCTCCAGAAACTGGTACGCCTGCTCCTCCTGAGAGCCCTGACTCAACCCCAGCAGAGAGAGCCCGCCAAGGAGGATACCCCCACTCAATATCCCCACGCTGCTCacaatctaacacacacacacacacacacacgagagagagaaaacatagCTCACTATACTTATTAAAGAAAGTGGTACAAAAACCACTTTAAATGAAGATGGCCTACCTGCCACTTGCCATAGAAGAAGGCAGAGTCTGTGGTGTCACTCTGCCTCTCATTCACTACAAGCAACAAGCCCACGACCAGAAACGGCACCCTgcaacacacagcccacagaCTGCCATAGAACACGACCATTTCCAACGGTCTCCGTTTCTGCTCAGGATGCACGCGCATGCTCACGCACACTCTTACCCCCAGCcaaggaagatgaagatgatgggTCGAACTCGGAGTTGCTCGTTCTTCTtcaacagagcgagagagaacgcCAACAGAcctacaacacagcacagagtctACACAACTACAAGACAGAAGCAGAGATTCATCACACCTCCGGTAACATCGCAAACTCAACAAtcataatctgtgtgtgtggtaacatATGCTCTAGATATGTAGTCCAGgacattgttgtgtgtgtgtgtgtgtgtgtgtgtgtgtatgtatgtatgtgtgtgtgtgttaccggtCCACAGATAGGTGCTATAGAGTGATCCATAGAGCAAAGTGAAGGTGAGGCTCTGTCCCAGCACATTCTCCTGAAGAACTACGAACTTCCACAAAATCAtcgacacacacaccaggagctGTGGGAGAAAACATACACCACACTACTGTAGCAAGGCTCATTTACCTGGCCCACCCACCTGGGCTAACCCACCTGGGCTCACGTACCTGTGTATCCGGGCTAACCCACCTGAGCAAGGAAAAGGTTTGCCGTAAACATGTGAGGCAACCTCTTAAACTTCCTGCTTAGAAACATGACAGCAATGGtccacacctaccacacacacacacacacacacacacacacacacacacacacacacacacacacggaggttAGCagcatttacggcatttagctgatgcttttatccaaagcgacttacaattatgactgaacacaacttaagtaattgagggttaagggtcttgctcaggggccaaacagtggcaacttggcagtggtgggacttgaactggcaaccttctgattacaagtcaagtaccttaaccttaaccttgCCGCCCACAGCATTCACCTACTAAACAAGACTGCACTGATTCAATACTCTTGATTAATAATCATGTCATTCTTAAAGCTAAGcatgcccagacacacacacacgtacacacaccagGGCGATGAGGCTGACGATGCTGATGTTGAAGCtgacctcctgcagctctgacaGCAGGTGTGTCGCCTCCATCCAGGGGATGGTTAGCAACCACGCTGACAGGTACAGGATGGGCGCGGACAGCAATGTGCTGATGACCATGCCAGTGGCcacctaaacaaacacacacagtcaagtcATTAGCAGGTAATTTACGATCTGAAGTGTTCATGCATTCACGCTGACCTAAATCAGCGCATAAGGGAGAAACCACAGCACAGTCAAACCGATCCCAGATCAATGGGACAGGGCCTACACACCACCTCCAGCTGCGTGTCATACTGGCCGGCGTAGATGGCCACGCTGGGCGCAGTGGGGAAGACCCCGTAGAGGAAGGCGTAGTCCGACAGACTGCTGTGGTTGGCGGAGCTGGAGTTTGCCACGTCCAGGATCTCCAACATGTCCTTACACATCAACGGCATCATCAAGctagaaatcacacacacacaaagtctctTCAGCCTGAAAAACGCATGACATCATGCATCCCAAAACTCAAagcaagtctctctctcacacacacacacacacacacacacacacacacacacacacacacacacacacacacacacacacacacacacacacacacacacacacacacacacacacacacacactctctctcacagtttAGCTGTGATGAGCAGTATGAGAGTGACCCCCATGCTGCGGGTGAGCCTACACATCTGCCCCACCATCGTCAGGCCCAGGTAAAAGAGTGCTGCCCCTCCAAACGAGTCAGCCAATCCATCCACAAACTCCCTTAGCAATGCAGGGACACGCCcaccaaacaggaagtgagAGACAATCCCGACCAGGACCATGAAGACGATTGGATTCTTGGCGACCTGCGGGAGCGGTGAGGGGGTGGgacacagaggcacaaacaCATGGGGGAAACAGCTGCGTTTTCAGAAGCGATGTGATCACATTCCACTTTCTGAACCAGACCCGACTTTGAAATCTTGCCGTTTCATTGACGGTTTCGAGAATTTAAAATTCGACCCAGGAAGCTAAGCTCCATGGTCCGAGGAGAGCTGTTCTCAGTCCTCCTCCTCAGGGCATTAGACCTGAGTCTGCTCGTCATGCAGTCATCATGAGGCGAGTCAGGACCCTCAGAGCAGGCAGGGTGCCTGGGGTCATCAGGACGAGAGCAGACGATCACCTGTCTgcactctgaactctgaactcaCTCACTGTATTAAAGCAGACAGTCACAAATGGGGTGAATGTGGAGAGAAGACCGACACGCTCACACCCATGACTACGGAAATGTCAGTggacaccccaacacacacacacgcgtgcgcgcgagtgcgcacacacacccgtagCAAGACTGTGGAGACGATATGCAGGCGGCTGTGGTTGCAGTCAGGGTTTTGCCTCCAGCGTTGGAGTTCACACAGGGCGAAGCCCACGGGGTTGAGTACCGTCAGAGAGACCGGAGCCACCAAATAGAGATACTGCACGTAGTCCGGGTGAGAGCTACGGTACAGAGCGTCCACTGAAgcaaagagagcaagagacaagaaaggcagagagactTGAGACTGAGGAGTTTCCCCACCATCACGTGGAAGTAAACGCGTCTGACATGGTGTGCGCGCCACCCCACCCACCTATCGGATATCCCAGGGCGAAGTCGTTGCTCTGCGTGGCAAATATGGCAAAGAGGCCTGCCTTACTGAAGCGACTCTGCGGACTGGCCACCAGCAGTGTGAGGACGCACACGGCAGCGAACACGCACGCCTTGGCAATCAACACACTCCACAGGAAGGACCACACGACATCCGCAAACTGGAGCTCCACCATGTTCCTGAAGAGCAGCGCAGGGAGGGCGAAGCGCGACACAAATGCTCCGAGGCTTCTGGCCTGGCCCGCGCTGATGATGTCGCCGCGGCCCGCCGCATAGCCGCACAGGATGATGCCGAAGCACTCCAGCAGCGCCGGGAAGAGCCTGTCGACGGACATGGCTGGAGCCGACAGAGGATTGTGGGTAATATTAAGGCCATGGATGGTGACATAATGGCTTTCCATGGTGGCGTGGAGTAGCAGACACCGAGGACTTGGAAGGAGGAATCTATGGGAGAAGAAAGTGCATAAAAtggtgcatgagagagagagagagagagagagagagagagagagagagaaagaacttcACAAACACTTGCTGCATAACAAACAATAGTTATATGACTACACAACATTATCTTTGTCGGATAGAAGAAAGGCTGAATCaacattttagaaacattttagatTCTCGCTATCGTACAAATATTACTTCGGAATCCGTAACACAACCGATCGATGCAGTACTGTCCCACTACCCCGTGTGAGTACCGCTGGTCGGAAGGCTCAGTACTGGGCACAAACCCCCCCATCAATCTGGCAGGCCTATTTCATCTATCTCAAAACAGTACTGCGAATCATTCTAAAATGACACCAACGGCGTATTTAGAAAACAATGTTACCAGCTTGCTGTCAATGTACCGTCATGGTAATGCACGTCCTAAAGTCGTGTCTATTTTACGCACGTTTCCACATCGTCCTTTGCTCACACTGACGCCACCGCACCAGCCGCCTTGGCCCCGTTACTTTATAATGGCCAGCTGTTGTTTGACTGACACCTTGTCCAACCTATAGTATTCTTTTCTCATCCCACTATCGTGCTTCTAACCGCAATGATTGGTCAACATTTAAGCACGCCTTGACGTAGATGACGCTCGCTTGCGTGATTGGTGGGAATGAGACGCGTTTGTTTCACTTCGTCAGGTCTTGTAAACAAGGCCCAACTGCCACCAGGACTTGTGtaactttcattttttttgaGTCTTTTAACTTTTGAATCAAGTCTTACagaaagactttttaaaaaggtatgaaatatttaaatttgattgAAGATTGATTcacctttttaaatatatatacgtTCATTGATAGTTAAACTATCCTTAACATCCTGTATGTcctacatttattaaaatagtttaaCTCAAATGTCATTAGTGTAGCCCTGAATGGATAGTGTTAATAACTGCtcataattatataattaatagtGTTAATATCATTCCAACTCATTCACCAATATATGCAAACCTATAGAGTGAATTATAATCACCTCAactaaaaaaaaggtttacacCATAGGTTGTATatactgtagacacacacacacacacacacacacacacatatataagaaacagacaataaaaaaaaaggttttaaattaaaataaatctaaaatacaAGCTTTATTTAGAAAACATTTCCAACAGATTTGCCACACAATCAGGTACAAGatgtatttaaaaagtaaatgagTATCACAAAATTCAAAGagacaaaaatgcagaaaaagtaTAACCAACAGATTCCATCGTTGGCTCCAATGACACAGAATCTTCGGAAGTACCTACATCACAATGACATCATAGAAGCAGGCATGACTTCAATAGTATGGAATGCATAGTGGAACTCCATTAACGGCATCTGTTCTGTGTTAATCACACAGGTCATGCTTCCTTGACGCCCATTGGTGCGACAAGTGTTACGGTAAAATCTTTCACCCAGATCTGTGCAGATCGGCCGATATGCAAGTCACCGATACACGGAAATGCTTTAACATATATGGCGTGTAGATCAGATTGCAGAACCCGCACGGTAATTCAAATGTACCGAGGATATTAAACAAAAAGTGGCACCCCATGACAATACAGGCTTCATTTCACACTGCTGATAGCTACAGCTGAGAACACACTAGCTTGCATAATCTAAACCTTGCAAATTATTCACCCCATCTCTGCAGTCATATTAAAAGTTAACTCTGTGCTACTGACCTGTAAACACAAGCAATGAATCGTGTATGCCAACGCACAGCCTTTGGCTTGACTTACACTAAGGTATGCAGGGTAACCATGGTGCTATATAGTTAAGAAATATTCAAGTGCCTCTGTTTATAATGTAGGAGTATATGAATTCTATATATGAATATAAGGCAAaaaactgaacacaacacacatcaatACTGAAATGAAcgagtataaaaaaaaataaaataaaaaaggaccCACCTAAAATAATCTCTTCAAAAACCGGTTTTAGGCACTGTGTGGTAACATCATCTTCTTTGCTTCTTCTTCAAGGGCCCAATCTCATCACACAGTCTTGTAGGGCACGGCCTTCGTTAAAAGACATCTCCGCCCACTGACATGTTGAGGTGGAAGGCAGATCTCTAATCCAACCCGAACCATCTACTTAAACTCCTCCCCTGCCCCTCATTACCTCTTTACCACGGACTGAAAAAAGTCACAAAGATGACAGCGACCGTTTTAAGACTTGGATTTTAAAGTCCGGTCCGGAGCGCTGGATAAAGCCAAGAAGAGCGTAGTATACCAAGTGCATACTGTTGGTCCATTAGCCTGGGTAACACAGTCTCCGGACGGGATCTACCAGTGGGGGTACAGCCAGGAGCCCCCAGAAGTGGGCAGACACTAGACTGACGCTGTGCAGCAGCTGTATTCATACCGTTTCATATTTcagtcaaacaaacaatcttgcagactcacacatttatttatttatttttaaaa
It encodes the following:
- the gpr155b gene encoding LOW QUALITY PROTEIN: integral membrane protein GPR155 (The sequence of the model RefSeq protein was modified relative to this genomic sequence to represent the inferred CDS: inserted 2 bases in 1 codon), with the translated sequence MESHYVTIHGLNITHNPLSAPAMSVDRLFPALLECFGIILCGYAAGRGDIISAGQARSLGAFVSRFALPALLFRNMVELQFADVVWSFLWSVLIAKACVFAAVCVLTLLVASPQSRFSKAGLFAIFATQSNDFALGYPIVDALYRSSHPDYVQYLYLVAPVSLTVLNPVGFALCELQRWRQNPDCNHSRLHIVSTVLLRVAKNPIVFMVLVGIVSHFLFGGRVPALLREFVDGLADSFGGAALFYLGLTMVGQMCRLTRSMGVTLILLITAKLLMMPLMCKDMLEILDVANSSSANHSSLSDYAFLYGVFPTAPSVAIYAGQYDTQLEVVATGMVISTLLSAPILYLSAWLLTIPWMEATHLLSELQEVSFNISIVSLIALVWTIAVMFLSRKFKRLPHMFTANLFLAQLLVCVSMILWKFVVLQENVLGQSLTFTLLYGSLYSTYLWTGLLAFSLALLKKNEQLRVRPIIFIFLGWGVPFLVVGLLLVVNERQSDTTDSAFFYGKWQIVSSVGILSGGILLGGLSLLGLSQGSQEEQAYQFLEQSSLSGTAEDSRCLHQAENHSSADLAASHASLARDQGDPTPEMMADSLNDTPASPTGATPSEVRSCVSCVRVQVETQVAQHVLLCLLLIVSLLANLFSCLWWLLNTDPGRLYLELQFFCAVANYGQGLISFGIFGLDEHLVISPFKKRLAALWGAGREESPGPATGQEEIRLTCTQFVRYHKNQCVQDIVHKRRCAGWFLGSELVDWLXCVGVARNRALASQYGTQLQQGGVLNHTTRQLNFCDGQW